Genomic window (Bacillus vallismortis):
GTATATTAAATTGGCAAAAGCAGCTTTAGACCGAATGCGATTAATATGATGCCCCCGAGCGCTTCACTGTATGTGCCAAGCCACGACTGTACTTGTTTTCCGATCAGCAGGCCCAGCCATGTCAACATCATGCTGAACAGCCCGAACAGGGTAATGGTGAGGAGCGGATGCGAGCCGTATATCCCCAAGCTCAAGCCGACGGAGAAGCTGTCAAGGCTGACGCCGACGGCAAACAGCAATAAGCCCGGTCCTGCCGGCGACATGAGTCGTTCTTCTGACTGTTTAAAAGAAGACATAAGCATTTGAACACCAAGAACAAAAAGCAGCGCCCCCCCGATATAAACCGCTAACACGCCGAGGAGCCCTGACAGCATGTTACCGGCCGCCATCCCTCCGAGAGGCATGATGACGTGAAAGAGGCCGATGATGAAACCAATATAGAATATCTGCTTTTTTGTGAGTTTGATCATGCCCATTCCGAGACCGACAGAAAAAGCATCCATCCCTAAAGCAAACGCCATGATGCTTAATGTAATCAGTTCGCCTATAAACAAATCCGACATACATGAATAACCCCCTTGGAC
Coding sequences:
- a CDS encoding manganese efflux pump MntP family protein, translating into MSDLFIGELITLSIMAFALGMDAFSVGLGMGMIKLTKKQIFYIGFIIGLFHVIMPLGGMAAGNMLSGLLGVLAVYIGGALLFVLGVQMLMSSFKQSEERLMSPAGPGLLLFAVGVSLDSFSVGLSLGIYGSHPLLTITLFGLFSMMLTWLGLLIGKQVQSWLGTYSEALGGIILIAFGLKLLLPI